The Corynebacterium suranareeae genome window below encodes:
- a CDS encoding carbonic anhydrase — protein sequence MPLRNVDRTPPAVWEALLAGNERFISFNEDRPNQDAPRRRELRTGQTPAAVVISCSDSRVPVEIIFDVGLGDLFVVRTAGEILDQAVFASIEYAIEAIGVPLVIVMGHESCGAVAATAEALDGGEIPGGYQRVLIEKVAPSILEAKAEGLSTIQDFEEHHVVATVNQILSRSPEIKNKVDSGEVGIIGLRYRLSDGRTEPVISKNVG from the coding sequence ATGCCTTTGCGTAATGTTGATAGAACTCCACCCGCAGTATGGGAAGCCCTGCTTGCCGGAAACGAAAGATTCATCAGTTTCAACGAAGATCGACCAAACCAGGACGCCCCGCGCAGAAGAGAACTTCGCACAGGACAAACCCCTGCAGCCGTTGTGATCTCCTGCTCTGACTCTCGCGTCCCAGTTGAAATTATTTTCGACGTCGGCCTCGGCGACCTCTTCGTTGTGCGCACCGCCGGCGAAATCCTTGACCAGGCAGTTTTCGCATCAATTGAATACGCAATCGAAGCAATCGGTGTACCACTGGTTATTGTCATGGGCCACGAATCCTGCGGTGCTGTCGCTGCAACCGCCGAGGCTCTCGACGGTGGTGAAATTCCAGGCGGTTACCAGCGCGTGTTGATCGAAAAAGTAGCCCCATCAATCTTGGAAGCAAAAGCCGAAGGACTAAGCACCATCCAGGATTTCGAAGAGCACCACGTCGTTGCAACCGTGAACCAGATTTTGTCCCGATCCCCAGAAATCAAAAACAAAGTTGATTCCGGTGAGGTTGGAATCATTGGTTTGCGCTACCGACTCTCCGATGGGCGTACCGAACCGGTAATTAGCAAGAACGTCGGCTAA
- a CDS encoding HhH-GPD family protein: MSFTAFQSALLSWFRANARDLAWREPNTSAWGILLSEVMSQQTPVARVEPIWREWMEKWPTPEDFANASTDEILRAWGKLGYPRRALRLKECAEVIVEKHSGQVPDTVEALLALPGIGDYTARAVAAFHFGQRVPVVDTNVRRVYQRAVAGRYLAGPAKKQELIDVSLLLPNTHAPEFSAAIMELGALICTATSPKCDTCPLLDQCEWQKLGCPSPSEEELASAKKRVQKFVGTDRQVRGLIMDVLRNATEPVPLSAIDVVWPDDAQRSRALFSLLDDGLAEQNEAGYFHLPR, encoded by the coding sequence ATGTCATTTACCGCTTTTCAATCAGCCTTGCTCTCCTGGTTTAGAGCAAATGCCCGCGATCTTGCGTGGCGTGAGCCCAATACTTCAGCGTGGGGAATTCTTCTTTCAGAGGTGATGAGCCAGCAAACTCCCGTCGCGCGAGTCGAGCCGATTTGGCGTGAGTGGATGGAAAAATGGCCCACTCCGGAAGATTTCGCGAATGCGAGCACCGATGAGATTTTGCGGGCGTGGGGCAAGTTGGGCTATCCACGTAGGGCGCTGAGGTTGAAGGAATGTGCGGAGGTGATCGTCGAAAAGCATTCTGGCCAGGTGCCGGATACGGTGGAGGCGCTGCTCGCGTTGCCGGGCATCGGCGATTACACGGCGCGCGCGGTTGCTGCGTTTCATTTTGGGCAGCGCGTGCCGGTGGTCGATACGAACGTGCGTCGCGTGTACCAGCGCGCCGTAGCCGGGCGCTACCTTGCCGGGCCTGCGAAAAAGCAAGAGCTTATCGACGTCTCCCTCCTCCTTCCCAACACTCACGCCCCAGAATTCTCTGCCGCAATAATGGAGTTGGGTGCTCTTATCTGCACGGCTACTTCCCCAAAGTGTGACACCTGCCCGCTGCTTGACCAGTGCGAATGGCAAAAACTTGGCTGTCCTTCTCCCAGCGAAGAAGAGCTGGCTTCGGCGAAAAAGCGCGTGCAGAAATTTGTGGGAACCGACCGACAAGTCCGTGGCCTGATCATGGATGTGCTGCGCAACGCCACCGAACCTGTGCCACTATCTGCGATTGATGTGGTGTGGCCCGATGATGCGCAACGTTCCCGAGCTCTGTTTTCGCTTCTTGATGATGGACTCGCGGAACAAAACGAAGCTGGTTATTTCCATCTGCCACGATAA
- a CDS encoding DUF4236 domain-containing protein: protein MGLNYRKIIKTGKDSWLNVSKSGVSGSKRIGPVTINSRGGISVKLPGGLNYRGRWKK, encoded by the coding sequence ATGGGACTGAATTATCGGAAAATTATCAAGACCGGAAAAGACAGTTGGTTGAATGTATCCAAGTCTGGAGTTTCAGGTTCGAAGCGCATTGGGCCGGTGACTATTAATTCGCGAGGTGGAATTTCCGTGAAGTTGCCTGGTGGTCTGAATTATCGCGGCAGATGGAAGAAATAG
- a CDS encoding acetoin reductase — translation MSKVAMVTGGAQGIGQGIAQKLAADGFDIAIADLPQQEQQAAETIKLVEDAGQKAIFIGLDVTDKSNFDSAVDQAAKELGGFDVLVNNAGIAQIKPLLEVTEDDLKQIYSVNVFSVFFGIQAAARKFDELGVKGKIINAASIAAIQGFPILGAYSTTKFAVRGLTQAAAQELAPKGHTVNAYAPGIVGTGMWEQIDAELSKINGKPIGENFKEYSSSIALGRPSVPEDVAGLVSFLASENSNYVTGQVMLVDGGMLYN, via the coding sequence ATGAGCAAAGTAGCAATGGTTACCGGTGGCGCACAGGGCATCGGTCAAGGAATTGCCCAAAAGTTGGCAGCAGACGGATTTGATATCGCAATCGCAGATCTGCCCCAACAAGAACAACAAGCTGCAGAAACCATCAAGTTGGTTGAAGATGCAGGCCAAAAGGCCATTTTCATTGGTCTTGATGTCACGGATAAATCCAACTTTGACAGCGCAGTGGATCAAGCAGCAAAAGAGCTCGGTGGTTTCGATGTCCTGGTCAACAATGCCGGCATCGCACAAATCAAGCCACTATTGGAAGTCACCGAAGACGATCTCAAGCAGATCTACTCCGTCAACGTTTTCAGTGTATTTTTTGGTATTCAGGCAGCTGCCCGAAAGTTCGATGAGCTTGGTGTAAAAGGCAAGATCATCAATGCCGCATCCATCGCAGCCATCCAGGGTTTCCCAATCCTTGGCGCATACTCCACCACAAAGTTCGCGGTTCGTGGTCTAACTCAGGCAGCGGCGCAAGAACTCGCACCCAAGGGTCACACCGTCAACGCCTACGCGCCTGGCATCGTGGGCACCGGAATGTGGGAGCAAATCGATGCCGAGCTTTCCAAGATCAACGGCAAGCCAATCGGTGAGAACTTCAAGGAGTACTCCTCCTCGATCGCATTGGGCCGACCATCAGTACCAGAAGATGTAGCCGGACTGGTTTCGTTCCTAGCTTCTGAAAACTCCAACTATGTCACCGGGCAAGTCATGCTTGTCGACGGCGGCATGCTCTACAACTAG
- a CDS encoding AAA family ATPase → MQISASELGPLVNPHWSPSNLNVIAGPNGSGKTYLAHAIYLLIKGLSWNPQRAVFQTASVLDDLALQLVDNKRAVLDRDELVSLVKTLVEQQALQSAWPFMNYLKSNSDMADLPLRISVDENDIEDVLFKSSQRRSIPVKTGAGEVQCVLEISASERNATLALSSLDQDSGTEFPDGSIPTDVRQINRCIGILLGVSFSGTVPPPYILSAERTGISLFQQDIDYGRSLLVEEFRIEGEKALNGVSSAIWSPAIEDNFNTFRSLNRKRNNRSFLVDEHPEILRLFDAMVSGRFVESDGEFKFAPDGATGSIPLTSTSSTVRALFELGEFLRHSAKKGQWLIIDEPELNLHPHNQILMGRLLAALSNAGLKILVTTHSDYIVRELSILVMLKQRDQIALPDGYASEYVLSPESVRVDYTEVEGDSRRFKLHSVDVTVEDGIATPFFDEAIRKQNDVFEEVMWG, encoded by the coding sequence ATGCAGATCTCCGCTAGTGAACTCGGCCCGCTGGTAAACCCGCATTGGTCCCCGAGCAATCTGAATGTTATCGCGGGTCCTAATGGCTCCGGTAAGACATATTTAGCGCATGCAATTTACCTACTGATAAAAGGATTGTCGTGGAACCCTCAGCGTGCTGTTTTTCAAACAGCGAGCGTCTTGGATGATCTTGCGTTGCAACTGGTTGACAATAAAAGAGCTGTACTGGACAGGGATGAACTAGTTAGCCTTGTAAAGACATTGGTAGAGCAGCAGGCTTTGCAATCAGCATGGCCGTTTATGAATTATCTCAAGAGTAATTCTGATATGGCAGATCTCCCATTGCGGATTTCTGTAGACGAAAATGACATAGAAGATGTTCTGTTTAAAAGCAGCCAACGAAGAAGTATCCCTGTTAAAACTGGAGCAGGTGAAGTGCAGTGCGTCTTAGAGATCTCTGCTTCGGAACGAAACGCTACTTTGGCTTTAAGTTCGCTTGACCAGGATTCAGGGACTGAGTTCCCCGACGGGAGTATACCGACAGACGTCAGGCAAATTAATCGTTGTATAGGAATTCTGCTTGGGGTTTCTTTTTCAGGAACGGTTCCGCCTCCATATATTTTAAGTGCAGAACGAACTGGTATTAGTTTATTTCAGCAGGATATTGACTACGGCAGGTCGCTTCTAGTCGAAGAATTTCGAATCGAGGGAGAGAAAGCCTTAAACGGAGTTTCTTCAGCCATTTGGTCTCCTGCAATCGAGGACAATTTCAACACGTTCCGTTCTTTAAATAGGAAACGAAACAATAGAAGTTTCCTCGTGGATGAACATCCCGAAATCTTAAGGCTTTTTGATGCCATGGTCTCGGGTCGCTTCGTAGAAAGTGATGGGGAATTCAAGTTTGCACCCGATGGCGCAACAGGTTCCATACCGCTTACTTCTACCTCGAGTACCGTGCGTGCCCTTTTTGAATTAGGGGAATTCCTTCGTCACAGTGCTAAAAAAGGGCAGTGGTTAATTATTGACGAACCAGAGCTTAATCTTCATCCGCATAACCAAATACTGATGGGCAGGTTGCTTGCTGCATTATCCAACGCAGGTCTTAAGATTTTGGTGACCACACACAGTGACTATATTGTCAGGGAACTATCCATCCTTGTGATGCTGAAACAACGAGACCAGATCGCCCTTCCAGATGGTTACGCATCAGAGTATGTGCTTTCCCCTGAGTCGGTGAGAGTTGATTACACCGAAGTAGAGGGGGATTCTCGACGCTTTAAACTTCATTCGGTCGACGTCACAGTTGAGGACGGAATTGCCACTCCATTTTTCGATGAGGCGATTCGCAAACAGAATGATGTGTTCGAAGAGGTTATGTGGGGATGA
- a CDS encoding antibiotic biosynthesis monooxygenase family protein, which produces MSFVNITALTFPAGTEKEIEQRFAARKKAVDTAKGFQEFELLRPQFGDDRYFVVTRWDSREDYQAWSDARPAGNHADDEKRGMSVEVLGFDVVPLES; this is translated from the coding sequence ATGTCATTTGTTAACATCACCGCTCTTACGTTTCCCGCAGGGACTGAAAAAGAAATCGAACAACGCTTCGCGGCTCGTAAGAAGGCTGTAGATACGGCCAAAGGATTCCAAGAATTCGAGTTGTTGCGTCCACAATTTGGTGATGATCGCTACTTCGTAGTTACTCGTTGGGATTCTCGCGAAGACTATCAAGCATGGTCGGATGCCCGTCCTGCTGGCAACCACGCGGATGATGAGAAGCGCGGGATGAGCGTGGAAGTTCTTGGTTTTGATGTGGTTCCTTTGGAAAGCTAA